GGTGACGGGTTTGCTGTATTCGATGGCGGATTCCTCGATGCCAGACCAGGCCAGACGCCCGTACTTTACCCGCTGGTCGTAATAGTCGTTGATGTTGTCGATGCCGACCACCTCGTCTCCCCTCGACGCGAGGCGTTCGCAAAGATGGAAGCCGATGAATCCGGCGGAGCCGGTAACGAGAATTTTCATGCAGAATGGATGATTGAGGCCCGTCTGCCGGGCGGTTATCGGGAACAGGCACGCAGTCTGATGGCTGACTTACGCAGGGAAAGTGTTTTTGAATTTCAAGATAATCAGCTTTTTGCAAAAAAGCGTTTCATTCAGGATGAAAACCGGAGCATGTTTGTTTATTGTCTGCGATATCAGAAATAGGGTAACTTTTCGCCCTGTATGACAGAGTTATTTATCAACCGGTGAACTGCGCTTCATGAATTTATCTGACGATCCGAACCTGTACCGGCGGCCCCGTCTCTTCGACACCATTCTGGCGCTGCTCTCTGTTCTGGCTGCCTATCCGCTTGCCGGTTCGCTCATCACCCTGCTCGTTACCGGCGGCATATCTCTGGATGATGGATTCCAGAGCATTACCGCTCCGGTGGTGACGAAGATGCTCGTGGCTCAGGCTTTGGGGCAGATCGTGGTGCTCGCGCTGCCGGTGTTCTGGTTTGTCAGCCGTTTTACCGGCAAAGGGTTATTCGGCAAGGCGACGCTCGGGTGGCTCGGCATCGGCAAGCCGGGAAGCGTTCGTCCGGCGCTGATGGCCGGGTTGGGAATGCTGCTGTTGCAACCCGCCCTGTACAGCATTGTCGAGTTACAGACTCTTCTGCTGCCTTCCCTTGGCGCGTTCGGAAAGACTCTTTTACAGGAGCAGGCAACGCTCGACCTTTTTCTCAGAAAGCTTGCAGGCGGCGCGTCAGTCGAGGGATTCATCCTGTCGATTCTTGTGCTTGTCCTGACTCCTGCGGTTTGCGAGGAGCTGTTTTTTCGCGGGTATATCCAGAAAAGCCTCGCCGTGAACCTCTCGCCACGAAGGGCTGTGCTTTTTACCGGCTTGGTGTTCGCCCTGTTCCACATGGCGTGGTTCAATTTCGTGCCCCTGACTTTGCTTGGGTGGTATATTGGCTATATTTACTGGAAATCCGGGAATCTCCTGGCACCCGCCATCGCTCACGGCACAAACAATCTCGCCGCGCTGATCCTGCTGAAAACCGGCGTGGAATCAGGTGGCGCGGGTGAAGCTGCTTCCGGGATGCCTGTTTCCTGGCAGTGGTGGATTCTTGTGGCGGGTTCACTGGTTCTCTTTTTTCTGCTGATCCGGTCATTCCCGGTGAAGACGGCATTGGAGGATGCCGATAACCCGATGCCTCGGGGGCATCGCTGAAAAATCCCTGTTTCGATGCAAAGCAATCTCATGCAGAGAGTGGCGGTCGCCATCGTGGGCATTCCGCTCTTTCTCTGGCTCAACATGCAAGGCGGGCCGTATTTCCTGGGGCTGGTGCTTCTGCTCAGCCTCATGGCGACCTGGGAGTTCTGGCGCCTGGCGACGCACCGCGCGCATCCGCCGTCCGTCGCCATTCTCTTGCCGCTGACGGCCTTCATCCAGCTCGATTTCTATTACGGCTTCATTGGCTACTGGGAGGCGATTCTCGCTTCGGTCATGTTTCTGTATGTGCTTGAACTCTGGCGGAATCAGGGTTCCCAGTTCATGAACCTCGGTGCGACGCTGGTTGGTCTGCTCTACGTGAACCTGAGCTTCGGCGCGTTGCTCAGGCTCCGTCTGTCGGACGCCACCGGCGCGGGTTCCGGCGAGGCGCTGGTGCTGCTTCTCTTTCTGTGCGTCTGGGCGGCGGATATTTTCGCCTATTTCGGCGGACGCGGCTTCGGAGGCAAGGTTATCAAAAAGAAGCTTTTCCCTCGCATCAGCCCGAAAAAGACCTGGGAGGGCTACCTCGTCGGCATCGCCGGAAGCGCGCTGGCGGCGTGGCTCTGTTCGACGTACATCTCCGGCTGCCCCGACGGGCGGGCGATACCGGCGGGCTTGCTCATTGGCGTGGTCGCGCCTGCGGGCGATCTGCTCGAGTCGATGTTCAAGCGTGATGCCGGGGTCAAGGACTCGTCGGGCCTCATTCCGGGGCACGGCGGCGTGCTCGACCGCTTCGACACGGTGATGTTCGTCTCGCCACTGCTCTATTTTCTCGTCCGTTACTGGTGATCTTTCGCGGTTTGAAACCGGTACGGAAAAGAATGTTTTTCTTATATTCCGGTTCTGTTTTTAGAGGTACTCCTCTGTTGATGGTATCGTGATCTCCGGTTTGCCGGAACCCGGCTCGAATCACCTGCGGCAGCCGGACTGTTCGCGGTTTTTCCCCGTTTCCGGCCCGTATCTGTTTTCCGTTTCGGCGGTTGGCTGCCACAAGCTCCGGAGAATGCGGTTTCACGATCTTGCGTCCACACTCTGCAATGCTGTCATCGACCATGAAAATCGAAGCCCTTCTCACAGAAAAGCACATCAACCTGAATCTCGACTCCGGCTCAAAGGATGAGGTGATCGATACGCTGCTCGCCATGGTGGCCAGTCATGCAAAGGTAAGGGATGTCAGGCTGCTTGCCGAGGATGTGCGCAAGCGGGAGCGCGAGATGTCCACGGGCATCGGTAAGAACATCGGCTTGCCGCACGCCAAGACCTCCGCCGTGACCGAGCCGGTGCTCGCGCTCGTCACGCTCTCCGGCGAGGTTGATTTCGAGTCGATCGACAACCAGCCGGTGAAGATCGTCTTCCTGCTCGCCACGCCGGAGTCGATGCTCGCCGAGCATCTCAAGCTGCTTGGACGCATCACGAGGATTGCGGGCCGCGACGATGTGCGCCGCAAGCTTCTCGAAGCCGTGAGTCCCGGCGAGGTGCTCGCGCTCTTCCGCGAAGAGGAAAAGGATTTGCCTCAGATTTAACGTGTTGATATAAAAAGATTTATGGCGCAGTTGCAGGCAGTGAAGGGTACGCGGGACATTTTTCCGGACGAGATCGCGCGGTGGCACTATGTCGAGGATGTCGTCCACTCGGTAGCGGCACTTTACGGATTCAGCGAAATCCGCACTCCCGTTTTCGAGTACACCGAGCTGTTCCAGCGGGGCATCGGCGCGACCACGGACATTGTCGGCAAGGAGATGTTTACCTTTCTTCCCGACCCCAATGGACGCTCCCTGACGCTTCGGCCCGAGATGACCGCGGGCGTGATGCGCGCCTGCTTGCAGAAGAATCTGCTCTCGCAGGCTCCGGTGCACAAGCTCTGGTACATCAGCGATCTCTTTCGCAAGGAGCGCCCGCAGGCTGGCCGCCAGCGCCAGTTCACGCAGTTCGGCGCGGAGCTGCTCGGCGTGTCGTCCCCCTCGGCGGTGGCCGAGGCGCTGACCTTCATGATGCAGGTATTCGAAACGCTCGGGCTGCACGGCTTGCGGCTGCGCATCAACTCGCTCGGCGACCTCGACGACCGCGCCCGCTACCGCGAGGCGCTCCGGGCCTACTTCCAGCCCTACGAAGCCGACCTCGACGACCCCTCGAAAGAGCGGCTCGAAAAGAATCCGCTGCGCATCCTCGACTCCAAAAATCCTGCTCTGAAGGAGATGATCGCGGGCGCGCCGAGGCTCTACGCATCGCTCAAGCCTGAGTCCGTGGCCGAGTTCGAACAGGTGCTGGCCTACCTCGACGACCGTGATATCGCTTACGATGTCGATCACCTGCTGGTGCGCGGTCTCGACTACTACTGCCATACCGCGTTCGAGGTGACCAGTTCCGAGCTTGGCGCGCAGGACGCCATCGGCGGCGGCGGGCGCTACGACGGCCTGGCGCGGGAACTCGGATCGTCCAGCGATCTTCCGGCGGTCGGATTCGCCGTCGGCATGGAGCGCCTCATGATCGTCATGGAGAAGCAGGGGCTGTTCGCCACGCTCAACCCGCACGGCCCGCAAGTGTATGTCGTCATACAGCAGCAGGAGCTTGCCGCTCACGCCATGCAGGTCGCCTTCCGGCTGCGCAAGGCGGGCATCCGCACCGAGATCGATCTTGCCGCGCGGAGCATGAAGGCGCAGATGCGCGACGCCAACCGCATGGGTTCGGCCTGCGCGCTCTTCGTCGGCCAGTCGGAGTTCGAGTCGGGCGTCTACACGCTCAAGAACCTCGTCACCTCCGGGCAGACCTCGCTCGACCTCGACGCCATCATCGAAGTGCTGCGCGAATCGGCGGCGCGGGAGTCGCAGAGGCCGTGACGCCTCGCGTGACGATCTACGGCAAGCCGGAGTGCTGCCTCTGCGACCAGGCGCTCGAAGCGCTCGAAGCGGTGCAGAAGCTCGTTCCGTTCGAGATCGAAAAGCGCGACATCTCCGGCGACGCCGGACTCATCGGGCGCTACGGCCTCGACATTCCGGTCATCCTCGTCGATGGCAAGCTGGCCTTCAGGCACAGAGTCGACAAAGAGCGCCTGACCGAGCTGCTCAAGGGGGGGTAAAAAGTCCGCAGGCGGATTGGCTCTGCTGGCCGGATGATCGAAACACAACAGTACCCGGTTTAGTGTCCTGAACAGCATTTTTCAGGATTGAACGATGTATCGAGATTGACACCTATGCTGAAATTCATTCTTCTTTTAATCGCTTTATGGATGGCCGTTCGCCTTGTGGGACGGCTTGTTCGTTTCACCACTTTCATTGGCGGTAATCAGAACGACCGCCCGTCGGGCCGCGCGTCCTCCTTCTCCTCTTCACGCAAGCGGGAGGGGGTAGAGGAGGCGGAGTTCGAGGTGCTCGACAGTCGCATCAAGCAAAAAGAGTGAGCGGTTTGACGATTCCACGGCGAGCTGTTTGACATGTGCGCGCTTTTTTTGTACATTATGGCTCACTGAGCACTGGCCTGTTAGAAGCATGGTTTCTGAAAGTGGGGTATCCCCACTTTTTTGTTTTTGGTAATTCGAGTGGATGAACGTGATGCTGGATGAGTTGATACACCAGGCGATTGGAGAGTCGATCGCCGACCTCTCCGCCGCAACCGGCGATGAGATATATGTTGTCGAAGCCGCCATTCGCGCGGGCGGCAGAAAAATAGAGCTGACCGTCGATACCGACAAGGGCGTCAGCATCGATCAGTGCGCCAGGTTGAGCCGTGCCATAAGAGCGCGTCTGGAAGCATGCGAAGAGAACACCATGCTTGCAGACGGAGATTTCGATCTCATGGTCTCTTCACCCGGCATCGGCGAGCCAATCATGGTTCAGCGGCAGTACCTGCGGCATCTGGGACGTTTGATACGGGTCAATTACCTCGACGGTGAGGGGCAGCCGAAGGAGATCACGGGCCGCCTGCTCGAAGCCGCCGTCGGCGCGGAGGAGCCGGAGCCGTCGATCACCATCGAAGCTGTCCGCGAGGGCAGGAAAAAGCGAACCGCCGGAGAACCTCCGGTGACGATTACTCTTGCCGATGTCGTCAGAGCGGTCGTGCAGGCCGGTTTGTAACTCATGGTTCCGTGAAGTGCAAGAACGAATCGCAGACTATTTTATAAAAAAAAGATCACACAGCGATGCCAAGAAAGCAGCTAAAGGGTGAAACTCATGATCAGAAGGCGCAGATTGCCAGCGCTTTCGGGGAAATCGAGCAGTCGAAGATCTTTCTGGACAAGCGCTCCGAAAGCGCCGCGGTCAAGATGGATATTGCCGACCTGCTCAAGGAGATCATCCAGAAACAGCTCAGGAAAGATTACGATCCAGAGGTGGAGTCCAATATCTTTATCAATCCGGAGCGAGGCGATTTCGAGGTGTATATTCTGAAGAAAATCGTCAAGGAGGTCGATCTTCCGACCATCGAGATCGACATCGACGAGGTGCGCCAGATCGATGATTCGCTCGAACTCGGCGACTATTACGAAGAGGGCCCTATCAAGCTCGACGACTACCTGACCCGCAAGTCGATTCAGATCATCAAGCAGTCGGTGCAGAAAAAGGTGCGCGACCTGGAGCGCCTGGCCGTCTATGAGGACTGCCTCGAAAAGGTCGGCGAAGTGGTCGCTGGCGAGGTTTACCAGGTCAGGCCGAACGAGGTGATTTTCACTTACAACACCTCCAAGGATCACCGCGTCGAGCTGGTGCTGCCCAAATCGGAGATGATGAAGAAGGACAATCCCCGCCGCACGCCGCGCATGAAGCTTTACGTCAAGCGCATCGAGCGCGAAAAGGTCAAGGTGCGCAATGACGATGGTTCCGTCGAGGAGCGCGAGAAGCCCGATGGCGGCATGAAGGTGATCGTCTCGCGCGTCGACGACCGCTTTCTCTACAAGCTTTTCGAGAGCGAGGTGCCGGAGATTCTCGACGGCCTGATCGTCATCAAGGGCATCGCCCGCGTACCGGGCGAGCGCGCCAAGGTGGCCGTCGAATCGACCAGTTCAAGGATCGACCCGGTCGGCGCGACGGTCGGTTATCGCGGCAAGCGCATCCAGAGCATCGTCAAGGAGCTGAACAACGAGAACATCGACGTCATCTACTATACCGACGAGCCGCAGGTTTTCATCGCCCGCGCGCTTCAGCCGGCCAAGATCGATCCGATGACGGTGCACGCCGACATGAAGACCCGCAAGGCGAGGGTCATGCTCAAGCCAGACCAGATCAAGTACGCCATCGGCAAGAACGGCAATAACATCCATCTTGCCGAAAAGCTGACTGGTTACGAAATCGACGTCTATCGCGACGTGATCGACAAGTCGCTCGAAGATCCGAACGACATCGACATCATCGAGTTCCGCGAGGAGTTTGGCGACGACATGATCTACCAGTTGCTCGACGGTGGTCTCGATACGGCCAAGAAGATTCTGAAAGCCGGGGTCGAGCAGATCGAGGACGCGCTGGTCGGCACGCAGAAAACCGAAGAGCTGTTTGCTTTCCCCAAGGGGCGCAACAAGACGGTGAAGCCGCGCGAACGCAGGATTACCGACGAGGAGAAGCGCTACTGGAAGAAGATAGCCGAAACGATTTACCGTACGGTGCGCGAGCAGTTCAACGAAGAGGATTTCAAGGCGTTGCTCGACGACAGTCGCGACAGGCTGCTCATGAGCGACAGCACTATGGACGAGGATCCGGAGCCGGAAGAGCGCCGGGACGAAGAAACAAACTGAGAATTACCACGGGATTTCATGCAGGCGTCAGGGCGGCGGATTGCGGCGGAATTCCGGCAAGAGGATAATCATCCAGGAGAGGCCAATGGCTATCGAGGAAAAGCAAATAAGGTTCCGCATCAGTGATATCGCCAGGGAGCTGCAGGTCAGTCCCCAGGAGGTCCTGCAATTTGTAAAGCAGGAAGGAGGCAAGGTCGCTTCTACCTCCTCAATGGTGGGCGAGGAGATGCGCGACATGATTTTCGGCAATTTCAGCCAGGAGAAGAAGCTGGTCGACGAGACCCGCAAGATCAGGGCTGAAAAGCAGAAGCGCCTCAACAGGCTCGAAGAGCAGTCGAGGAAAGCGTATGAAAAGGAGCAGCAGCTCAAGGAGAGCCTGAGCAGCGCCCCGCCGCCGTCGCCTGCCGTCGCTCATGTGCCTGAACTTAAATTCGAGATTCCTCCCGAAGCCGCCAAGCCTGTTGCCGTCGAACCGCCCCCCGCACCGCCGGTCGCTGTCGCGCCGCCTCAGCCGGAACCGGTTGTCGAGCAGCCATCCGCCGCCAAACCTGTCGCTGAACCGGTTGTCGAAGAGCCTGCGCCCGTTGCCCCGCCTGTCGAGCCTGTTGCCGAAGCGACGCCCGTCGTCGAAGCGGAGCCTGTCGCCGAGCCTGAGCCAGTCGCCCAGACTGCCGAACCCGAAGGGTTTACGCCCCTGGTGCAGACCCTGCCCGAGTCGATGCAGGCCTACGAGGCGCCGCAGAAGATCGGCGGCCTGACCGTTCTTGGTACGATTGATGTCATCAGCGAAGCGGACCGCAAAAAGAAGTCCCGCAAGAAGAGCTTCCGCGAAAGCGCCGTCGAACTCAAGGGAGAGTTCGAAAATGTGGTGAGCACCACCGCCACCGGAGATGGCGAGGCCGCCAAGAAGAAGGTCGCCAAGGCTCCGGGTGAAGGAGAGACCACGACTGCTGGTGAAGCGGCAGGCGGCGCAAAGAAAAAGAAGGGCAAGAAGAAAAAGAAGGTCGAGGTTGATGACAAGGTCATCGCCCGCAATATCAAAACCACCATCAGCGGGATGGAGGATAGCAGTTCGACCGGTTCCCGCCAGAAGTTCCGCAAGATGCGCCGCATGGAGCGCGAGCGCGAATACGAGGAGGCCGAGGCCATGCGCGAAGCCGAAAAGACCCTCATGCGCGTGACCGAGTACGCCTCGCCGCACGAGCTTGCCGAACTGATGGGCCTGACTGCCAAGGAGATCATCCAGAAGTGCTTCTCGATGGGCAAGTTCGTGACGATCAACCAGCGTCTCGACAGGGAGACCATCGAGCTGATCGGACTCGAGTTCGGCTTCGAGGCCGAGTTCATCTCCGAGATCGAGGCTACTACGACCGAGGAGCAGTTCGACAACGAAGAGGATATGCAGATCCGTCCGCCGGTGGTCACGATCATGGGTCACGTCGATCACGGCAAGACCTCGCTGCTCGACTATATCCGCCGCAGCAACGTCGTCGCTGGTGAATCGGGCGGCATCACCCAGCACATCGGCGCGTACGAGGTGGAGGTCGAGAGAGGTCGCCACATCACCTTCCTCGACACGCCCGGTCACGAAGCCTTTACGGCCATGCGCGCTCGCGGCGCCCAGGTGACCGACATCGTCATTCTCGTCGTGGCTGCCGATGACAGCGTCATGCCGCAGACCATCGAGGCGATCAACCATTCCAAGGCGGCGGGCGTGCCCATCGTCGTGGCGCTCAACAAGATCGACAAACCCGAAGCCAACGTCGAAAAGATCAAGACGCAGCTCTCCGAAGCGGGCGTGATGGTCGAGGACTGGGGCGGCGAGTGCCAATGCCAGGAGATTTCGGCCAAAAAGGGTCTGAACATCAAGGAGCTGATGGACAAGGTTCTGACCGAGGCTGAAATTCGCGAGCTGAAGGGCAACTTTTCGCGGGAGATTCCCGCCAGCGGCATCATCGTCGAGTCCGAACTCGACAAGGGCAAGGGCGTGGTTTCGACCGTGCTGGTGCAGCGCGGCTTCCTGAAGGTCGGCGATCCGTTCGTGGCCGGTAACACGATGGGCAAGGTCAGGGCGCTCATGGACGAACGCGGCAA
This genomic window from Chlorobaculum limnaeum contains:
- the infB gene encoding translation initiation factor IF-2; translation: MAIEEKQIRFRISDIARELQVSPQEVLQFVKQEGGKVASTSSMVGEEMRDMIFGNFSQEKKLVDETRKIRAEKQKRLNRLEEQSRKAYEKEQQLKESLSSAPPPSPAVAHVPELKFEIPPEAAKPVAVEPPPAPPVAVAPPQPEPVVEQPSAAKPVAEPVVEEPAPVAPPVEPVAEATPVVEAEPVAEPEPVAQTAEPEGFTPLVQTLPESMQAYEAPQKIGGLTVLGTIDVISEADRKKKSRKKSFRESAVELKGEFENVVSTTATGDGEAAKKKVAKAPGEGETTTAGEAAGGAKKKKGKKKKKVEVDDKVIARNIKTTISGMEDSSSTGSRQKFRKMRRMEREREYEEAEAMREAEKTLMRVTEYASPHELAELMGLTAKEIIQKCFSMGKFVTINQRLDRETIELIGLEFGFEAEFISEIEATTTEEQFDNEEDMQIRPPVVTIMGHVDHGKTSLLDYIRRSNVVAGESGGITQHIGAYEVEVERGRHITFLDTPGHEAFTAMRARGAQVTDIVILVVAADDSVMPQTIEAINHSKAAGVPIVVALNKIDKPEANVEKIKTQLSEAGVMVEDWGGECQCQEISAKKGLNIKELMDKVLTEAEIRELKGNFSREIPASGIIVESELDKGKGVVSTVLVQRGFLKVGDPFVAGNTMGKVRALMDERGKRIPEAGPSRPVRVLGFEDLPQSGDVLTVMESDRDARDLAQKRQIIKREHEFRRSTRVKLDSIARQIKEGLKKELSVIIKADTDGSIQALADGLMKIHNEEVKVQIIHQGVGQITETDVLLAAASDAIIIGFRVRPNVNAKRLAEKEDLDVRFYSVIYHVLEDVEKALEGMLSPELHEESLGSIEIRQVFRVPKVGNVGGAYVLEGKVPRDSKVRLLRDGVQIFEGQLDSLKRFKDDVKEVDAGYECGVSLKGYDDIKVGDVIEAFKIVEKKRKL
- the nusA gene encoding transcription termination factor NusA, which gives rise to MPRKQLKGETHDQKAQIASAFGEIEQSKIFLDKRSESAAVKMDIADLLKEIIQKQLRKDYDPEVESNIFINPERGDFEVYILKKIVKEVDLPTIEIDIDEVRQIDDSLELGDYYEEGPIKLDDYLTRKSIQIIKQSVQKKVRDLERLAVYEDCLEKVGEVVAGEVYQVRPNEVIFTYNTSKDHRVELVLPKSEMMKKDNPRRTPRMKLYVKRIEREKVKVRNDDGSVEEREKPDGGMKVIVSRVDDRFLYKLFESEVPEILDGLIVIKGIARVPGERAKVAVESTSSRIDPVGATVGYRGKRIQSIVKELNNENIDVIYYTDEPQVFIARALQPAKIDPMTVHADMKTRKARVMLKPDQIKYAIGKNGNNIHLAEKLTGYEIDVYRDVIDKSLEDPNDIDIIEFREEFGDDMIYQLLDGGLDTAKKILKAGVEQIEDALVGTQKTEELFAFPKGRNKTVKPRERRITDEEKRYWKKIAETIYRTVREQFNEEDFKALLDDSRDRLLMSDSTMDEDPEPEERRDEETN
- a CDS encoding glutaredoxin family protein produces the protein MTPRVTIYGKPECCLCDQALEALEAVQKLVPFEIEKRDISGDAGLIGRYGLDIPVILVDGKLAFRHRVDKERLTELLKGG
- a CDS encoding type II CAAX prenyl endopeptidase Rce1 family protein yields the protein MNLSDDPNLYRRPRLFDTILALLSVLAAYPLAGSLITLLVTGGISLDDGFQSITAPVVTKMLVAQALGQIVVLALPVFWFVSRFTGKGLFGKATLGWLGIGKPGSVRPALMAGLGMLLLQPALYSIVELQTLLLPSLGAFGKTLLQEQATLDLFLRKLAGGASVEGFILSILVLVLTPAVCEELFFRGYIQKSLAVNLSPRRAVLFTGLVFALFHMAWFNFVPLTLLGWYIGYIYWKSGNLLAPAIAHGTNNLAALILLKTGVESGGAGEAASGMPVSWQWWILVAGSLVLFFLLIRSFPVKTALEDADNPMPRGHR
- a CDS encoding phosphatidate cytidylyltransferase; translation: MQSNLMQRVAVAIVGIPLFLWLNMQGGPYFLGLVLLLSLMATWEFWRLATHRAHPPSVAILLPLTAFIQLDFYYGFIGYWEAILASVMFLYVLELWRNQGSQFMNLGATLVGLLYVNLSFGALLRLRLSDATGAGSGEALVLLLFLCVWAADIFAYFGGRGFGGKVIKKKLFPRISPKKTWEGYLVGIAGSALAAWLCSTYISGCPDGRAIPAGLLIGVVAPAGDLLESMFKRDAGVKDSSGLIPGHGGVLDRFDTVMFVSPLLYFLVRYW
- a CDS encoding ribosome maturation factor RimP, coding for MLDELIHQAIGESIADLSAATGDEIYVVEAAIRAGGRKIELTVDTDKGVSIDQCARLSRAIRARLEACEENTMLADGDFDLMVSSPGIGEPIMVQRQYLRHLGRLIRVNYLDGEGQPKEITGRLLEAAVGAEEPEPSITIEAVREGRKKRTAGEPPVTITLADVVRAVVQAGL
- a CDS encoding PTS sugar transporter subunit IIA, translating into MKIEALLTEKHINLNLDSGSKDEVIDTLLAMVASHAKVRDVRLLAEDVRKREREMSTGIGKNIGLPHAKTSAVTEPVLALVTLSGEVDFESIDNQPVKIVFLLATPESMLAEHLKLLGRITRIAGRDDVRRKLLEAVSPGEVLALFREEEKDLPQI
- the hisS gene encoding histidine--tRNA ligase, translated to MAQLQAVKGTRDIFPDEIARWHYVEDVVHSVAALYGFSEIRTPVFEYTELFQRGIGATTDIVGKEMFTFLPDPNGRSLTLRPEMTAGVMRACLQKNLLSQAPVHKLWYISDLFRKERPQAGRQRQFTQFGAELLGVSSPSAVAEALTFMMQVFETLGLHGLRLRINSLGDLDDRARYREALRAYFQPYEADLDDPSKERLEKNPLRILDSKNPALKEMIAGAPRLYASLKPESVAEFEQVLAYLDDRDIAYDVDHLLVRGLDYYCHTAFEVTSSELGAQDAIGGGGRYDGLARELGSSSDLPAVGFAVGMERLMIVMEKQGLFATLNPHGPQVYVVIQQQELAAHAMQVAFRLRKAGIRTEIDLAARSMKAQMRDANRMGSACALFVGQSEFESGVYTLKNLVTSGQTSLDLDAIIEVLRESAARESQRP